The Gemmatimonadaceae bacterium genome contains a region encoding:
- a CDS encoding isoprenylcysteine carboxylmethyltransferase family protein: protein MPFPPPLIFVAGVGLALLVERWAPRLGLPGLSLPALRGVGLIGGALITMGAALDLTGILTFARRRTAIYPNKPATLVVAQGVYRLSRNPMYHGMALVTAGIALLIGSGWTLVLLPFMLLAMQRFVIAREERHLQARHPETYAAYCAQVRRWI from the coding sequence GTGCCCTTTCCCCCGCCGCTGATCTTCGTGGCGGGCGTGGGGTTGGCGCTGCTGGTCGAGCGATGGGCACCACGGCTGGGGCTGCCCGGTCTGTCGCTGCCGGCGTTGCGCGGAGTCGGCCTGATTGGCGGGGCGCTGATCACGATGGGGGCCGCGCTCGACCTGACGGGCATCCTGACATTCGCCCGTCGCCGCACGGCGATCTACCCCAACAAGCCCGCCACGCTCGTGGTGGCGCAGGGCGTCTACCGCCTCTCCCGGAATCCGATGTACCACGGCATGGCGCTGGTCACCGCCGGCATCGCGCTGCTGATCGGCAGCGGGTGGACGCTCGTCCTGCTCCCGTTCATGCTGCTGGCGATGCAGCGGTTCGTCATCGCGCGCGAGGAGCGACATCTGCAGGCCCGCCACCCCGAGACGTACGCGGCATACTGTGCGCAGGTGCGCCGATGGATCTGA
- a CDS encoding alkaline phosphatase D family protein, with product MDRRLFLSDLTRYAALCAVVPNVWRVTGRPRFADNPFTVGVASGDPTPTGGVLWTRLAPRPFEPDGGMEGTRVVVTWEVADDDAFTKVVQKGRATAAPELSYSVHVDVTGLQPDRWYFYRFTTGAGANAAQSAVGRFRTAPADGAMTPLALAFMSCQRYDQGLFTAFDHLANESQLDLAVHLGDYIYEYASPSTAVRKHQGLEIRTLDDYRRRYAQYKTDPMLQAAHVRCPWLVIWDDHEVDNNYAGLTGENGMESVEQMRTRRAAAYQAWWEHQPVRVPRAQSWADLTITRTVNWGALARFWMLDTRQYRDAQACGGATAPLCDDALDPKRGLLGASQEKWLVDGLGTSKSHWQVLANQVMMAPYDAAACAEYRVSMDQWSGYPIARDRLLGEIAKRAPNRTVVITGDIHSNWVNELHADFKRPDRPVIGAEFVGTSIASGGDGTNVPTARLDGMKQENPHLKWFENRRGYVRARIDERAWTVDYRSVPFVEKPGAPIVTASSWRVEHGKPGILLG from the coding sequence ATGGACCGTCGCCTTTTTCTTTCCGACCTCACGCGCTACGCCGCCCTGTGCGCCGTGGTGCCCAATGTCTGGCGCGTCACGGGGCGGCCGCGGTTTGCCGACAATCCATTCACGGTGGGCGTCGCGTCGGGGGATCCGACGCCCACCGGCGGGGTGCTGTGGACACGTCTCGCCCCACGCCCGTTCGAACCGGACGGCGGCATGGAGGGCACGCGTGTCGTCGTGACGTGGGAAGTGGCCGACGACGACGCCTTCACGAAGGTGGTGCAGAAGGGGCGCGCGACGGCGGCGCCGGAGCTGAGCTATAGCGTCCACGTGGACGTGACGGGGCTGCAGCCCGATCGCTGGTACTTCTACCGGTTCACCACCGGCGCCGGCGCGAACGCGGCCCAGAGCGCCGTGGGGCGCTTCCGCACGGCACCCGCCGATGGTGCGATGACGCCGCTCGCGCTCGCCTTCATGAGCTGCCAGCGCTACGACCAGGGACTGTTCACGGCGTTCGATCACCTGGCGAATGAGTCGCAGCTCGATCTCGCGGTGCACCTGGGCGACTACATCTACGAGTACGCGAGTCCCTCGACCGCGGTCCGCAAGCATCAGGGGCTCGAGATCCGCACGCTTGACGACTATCGCCGCCGGTATGCGCAGTACAAGACGGATCCCATGCTGCAGGCCGCGCATGTGCGCTGCCCGTGGCTCGTGATCTGGGACGACCACGAAGTGGACAACAACTATGCCGGCCTCACGGGCGAGAACGGCATGGAATCGGTGGAACAGATGCGCACCCGCCGCGCGGCGGCGTATCAGGCGTGGTGGGAGCATCAGCCGGTGCGCGTCCCACGCGCCCAATCGTGGGCGGACCTGACAATCACCCGCACGGTCAACTGGGGTGCGCTGGCGCGCTTCTGGATGCTCGACACGCGACAGTACCGCGACGCACAGGCCTGCGGCGGCGCGACGGCGCCGCTGTGTGACGACGCTCTCGACCCCAAGCGTGGGCTTCTCGGGGCGTCGCAGGAGAAGTGGCTGGTGGACGGCTTGGGGACGTCGAAGAGCCACTGGCAGGTGCTGGCCAATCAGGTGATGATGGCCCCGTACGACGCGGCCGCTTGCGCCGAGTATCGCGTGTCGATGGATCAGTGGAGCGGGTATCCGATCGCGCGCGACCGCCTGCTCGGCGAGATCGCGAAGCGCGCGCCCAATCGCACGGTGGTGATCACCGGCGACATTCACAGCAACTGGGTGAATGAACTCCACGCGGACTTCAAGCGTCCCGACCGCCCGGTGATCGGCGCCGAGTTCGTGGGCACGAGCATCGCGTCGGGGGGTGACGGCACGAATGTGCCGACGGCGCGTCTCGACGGCATGAAGCAGGAGAACCCGCACCTCAAGTGGTTCGAGAACCGCCGCGGCTATGTGCGGGCCCGCATCGACGAACGGGCGTGGACCGTGGACTACCGCAGCGTGCCGTTCGTGGAGAAACCCGGCGCGCCGATCGTCACGGCGAGCAGCTGGCGCGTGGAGCACGGCAAGCCGGGGATTCTCCTCGGCTGA